In Kineococcus mangrovi, the sequence TCGTCGAGCGGCGGGGTGAGTCCCTGCAGGTGGGCCTGGAGCGCCTCCTGGCGGCCGTCGCGGACGCGGTCGCCCGCGAACCGCGCGACGAGGACGGGTACCCCCAGGACGTCGACGCGACCTGCGACGAGGTGCTGCGCCGCCTGCTGCCCGACCAGCCCGGCGACGACGTCGCCCTCGTGGCGATCCGGCTGCACCGCCAGGACCGGCCGCGGCCGGCGAGCGCCGGTCCGCGCCGGGTGCCGCCGGTGGTGCCGGACGAGCCCGCCGTGCTGCCGGGCGCGGGGACCGGGGGGTGAGCAGGCGCGTCGTCCTCGAGGCGGGGCTGGTGCTGCTGGCCGTCGTCGACGCCCTCATCGGTCTGCCGTACGCCTCGACGGGTGCCCTGGTCTCCGCGCTGGTGGCCGCCGCCGTCCTGCCCCTGCGCCGCCGCTTCCCGTGGCCGACGGCGCTCGTGGTCGCGGTCGGCCTGTTCTACGGGTACGCCCTCGTGGCGGCGATGGTCGCGGTCTTCACGCTCGCCGTGGCCACGCGGGCCAGGCGGCGCGTGGGGGTGGTCGCCGCGGTCGTCGTCCTCGTCGGGAACCTCGTGGCCCTGGGGCTGCCCTCGGGGGTCGACGCGTGGGTCAGCGCCGTCCTGTACGGCCTGCTGTTCGCGGTCGCCCCGTGGGCGCTGGGGGAACTGGTGGTCACCCGCCGGGAGCTGTCGCGCCGGCTCGCCGAGATCGACGAGCGCGCCGCCCGCGAGGCGCTGGAACGCGAACGGGCCGTGCTGGCCCGGGAGATGCACGACGTCGTCTCCCACCAGGTGAGCCTCATCGCCGTGCAGGCCGGGGCGTTGCAGGTGACGTCGTCGGACGAGGCGACGCGGTCGGCGGCGCGGACCATCCGCCGGCTGAGCGTGACGACGCTGGAGGAGTTGCGGGCGATGGTGCAGGTGCTGCGCGCGGCCGGCGGTTCCGCGCGCGACGACGCCCCGCAGCCGGGGGTCCAGGACCTCCCGGCGCTGACCGAGGGGTGCGGTCTGGACGTGCGCAGCACGGTCGGCGTCCCCGTGGACCTGCCGGCGCCGGTGCAGCGGGCGGTGTTCCGCGTCGTGCAGGAGGGCCTGACCAACGTCCGCAAGCACGCTCCGGGGGCGGCGGTGTCCGTCGCGGTGACCCACGACGGTGCCCGGACGCGCGTGGAGGTCCGCAACGGCCCGGCGACCGGTCCCGTGCACGCGCTGCCCAGCGCGCGGCACGGGCTGCTCGGCCTGCGCGAGCGGGCCGCGCTCCTCGACGGGCAGGTGGACGCCGACCCGACGCAGGACGGCGGCTTCCGCCTCGTGGTGACGATCCCGGACCCCTGAGCCCCGGGCACCACGTCGCGGGGCGCCGGAGCACCGCTGGAGCGGTGCGTCACGTCCCACCCCCGTTCCTCGTGCTACCGCCCCAGCCGCTGCGGGGCGTGCCGGACGGGTTCGCGGTAGAGCGGGTACAGCTCCCCCACCGTGGCGTCGGCGGCCTCGGTGTCGAACCACGCCGGGCCGCCGACCCGTTCGCGCGCCGCGGCGGTCAGCAGGACGGGTCGGCGCGGTCCCGCCGGCTCCCCGAGGCCGACGAGGGGTGAGCCGCGCTCCAGCAGCCGCCGCAGCACGCGCTCGCCGATGCGGTGGTAGGACAGCGTCTCGACCTCCAACCCCGGCACGGCCACCTTGGCGACGTGCACCGGGCCCCGGGAGGTCTGCACGGCGACGGCGTGGACGAGGACGTCGAACGCCGCGAGCCGCGCCAGCAGCTCGGTGAGCTCCTCGCCCGGTTCCCGCTCCGGCGCGGTGGGCAGCCCGTGCAGCCCGACGTGCGACGCGACGCGCAGCATCGGCTCCACCAGCCGGGCCAGCTCGGTCCCGGAGCGGTGCGTCCAGTCCGCCGTCGCCGCCAGCGCGCGGGGTTCGGACTCCGGCAGCGGGGCGCGCTCCTCGGCGGCCCAGTACGGCCCCAGCCGGGTCCGCACCGGGTCCAGGGGGCCGAACGCGAACGCGCGCCGGGCCCGGGAACTGGCCAGTTCCAGCAGCGCCTTGCGGGCCGCGCTCGCCGCGTCCAGGGCGGCGGCCTCCCCCACGGCGGTGACGGCCATCGGCGTCCGCTCGGGTGCGGTGTCGCGGGCGACCGCGTGCACGACGACGGCGAACTCGGTGCTGTCGAGCTTGACCTGCGGTTCCAGGCCCGCGGCCACGAGCGCGGCCCACACGTCGGCGGTCGCCGGGTGCTCGGCCACCCCGTCCACGAGGACGCCCTGTTCCAGGGCGCGGAAGGAGACGGTGTCGCCGTCGCGCTGCAACAGTTCACCGATGCCGTGGGCCACGGCGCGCTCCAGGGTGTCCCCGGCCCCCATGCCGTTGGTGATGGGGGTCGTGAGGAAACCCCCGCCCGGGGGCCCGCCGCGGACCCCGCCCGCGTGCGGGGCGACGAACTCGGCGGGCACGAGCACCTCCTCCCCCGTGCGCCAGCGCCGCATCGGCAGCCAGCGCAGGGGCAGGTCCGGGGAGTACCGGCTGCCCGCGGGCAGGACGAGTTCGACGGGGTCGACGACGCCGCCGGGACCGCGGGCGGCGAGCAGGTCGGCGAACGTGGCCTCGACGGGGGCGAGGGTGCGCAGGTGCCGGTCCAGCAGCACCTGCTCGGCCAGTTCGCCGTGGGCGCCGCGACGGGCGGCGGCGGGGTCGGCGCCGTAGCCGACGCCGTGCCCCGACGTCGCCGCGCCGGGGTGGGGGCGCCACACGGTGCCGGTGACGGGCAGGCCGGTGCGGTCGAACCCCGTGAGGTCGAACTCGAGGAGCTCGGCGCCCGCCCCCACCCCCAGGGCCTCGGCGTAGCGGTCCGCCGTCGCGTGCGCGCCCGCTGCCGTCCCGCTCACCTCAGCCCGCTGCGGGCGATGCCGGCGACGAACTGCCGCTGGGCGATGCCGAACAGGACGAGGACGGGCAGCACCGAGACCAGCGCTCCCGCCATGAGCGCCGGGTAGTCCGTCGTGTACTGGGTCTGCAGGAACGACAACCCGACGGGCAGGGTGTAGAGGCCGGGGTCGCGCAGCGCGACCAGCGGCCAGGCGAACTCGTTCCACCGGTACATGAACGTCATGACCACGAGCACGGCGACCAGCGGGCGCGACAACGGCAGCACGATCGACCACAGGGTCCGCAGCTGCCCGGCCCCGTCGAGCTGGGCGGCCTCCAGGAGCTCGTCGGGCAGCGACAGGAAGTACTGCCGCGCCAGGAACACCCCGAACGCCTCCGCCGACCGCGGGACGATCACCGCCCAGTAGGAGTTGATCCACCCGAGGGAGTTCACCAGGTCGAACTGCGGGATGAGCAGCACCTGCACGGGGATCATCAGCGTGGCGATGATGAGGAAGAACACCACCGCCCGGCCCGGGAACCGGTGCTTGGCCAGGACGTACCCGGCGGTGACGTCGACGGCCACCGTGATGACCACGGCGACGACCGCGATGGCCAGGGAGTTCTGCGCCCACTGCAGCACGGGGAACTGCGTCAGCGCGCGGGAGAAACCCCCCGGGTCCAGCGTCGTGGGGAACAGGCCGATCCGGCCCGAGGCGAGGTCGTCGCGCGGGGACACGGCGGTGACGAGCATCCAGTACAGCGGGAACAGCCACAGGAGGCTGAGCACGACGAGGACGAGGACCTTGCCGCGCCGGGCACCCCGCCGCTGCCGCGGTCCGCGGCTCACCTCGACGTCGGGACGCGAGCGCGGCGCGGTCCGCACGCCGGTCACTGCTCGTCCTCGCTGGAGCGCTGGGCCCGCCACCACAGGACGGTGGCGGCGAGCACCACGACGAACACGACGACACCGATCGCCGATCCGTAGCCTTCGCGGCGGGCGGCGAAACCCTGGCCGTAGGCGTAGGTGACGAGCAGTTCGGTCGACCCGGCGGGCCCGCCCTTGGTCATGACCCACACGATGTCGAACACCTGGAACGTCTCGATGACCAGCATCACGGTGAGGAAGAACGTCGTGGGCCGCACGAGCGGCCACACGACGTCCTTGAGCCGCTGCCACGACGACGCCCCGTCCAGCTCGGCGGCCTCCAGGACGTCCCGGTCGATGCCCTGCAGGGCGCTGAGGTAGAGGATCACGGCCAGGCCGGTGCGGGCCCACAGCAGCACCAGGACGACGGAGACGGCGGCCGCCGTCCCGTCGGACTGCCAGTCCGGTTGCGGCAGACCGACTCCCGCCAGGACGCGGTCGACGATGCCGACGTTCTGGTCGAAGACCCAGCGGCCCGCCATCGCGACGACGACGCCGGAGATGACGTACGGGGCCAGGAACACGGCCCGGAACAACCCCCCGCCGGGGACGCGGTCGCGCAGCAGGAGCGCGAGACCGAGACCGAGACCGAGACTGACCGGCACGGACACCACGGCCAGCAGCGCCGTGTTGCCGGCTGCCTGCCAGAACGTGGGGTCCGACAGCATGGCCCGGTAGTTGGCCAGCCCGACGAACTGCGCCTGCCCGATGCCGGTCGAGTTCGTCAGCGAGATCCGCACCGCCCCCACGAGCGGGTACAGCACGAAGACCCCGAACAGCAGCAGGGCCGGGGCGAGCATGAGGTACGACGTCGCCCAGCGGCGCACCGCGGGCCGGTGGGACGTCGTGGTCCCGGGGTGCGCAGCGGCGGTGCTCACGACGTCTGCAGCACCGACGCGACGCCGTCGGTGATCCGCTCCAGCGCCGCGGCGTCGTCCTCGGAGCCGAGGAACACCTCGTCCAGCCGGTCGCGCAGCTGGGCGTTGATCGCGCTGAAGCTCGGCACGACGACCTGCTGCACGAGCGGTTCGCGGATGGCCTTGGCCTGCTCGACGTACAGGGCCATGAGGTCGGGCCGCACGGGGTACTGCAACGTGGTGGCGTCGATGTCGCTGCGGGTGGGCAGCACGGACGCCTCGGTGCAGAACGCGGACATCTGCTCGGCCTGGGCGCAGTAGGTGAGGAAGGCCAGGGCCTTGTCCTTGTTCGCGCTCGCCTCGACGGCGACGAGGGCGTTGCCGCCGAGGTCGGCCGACGCGTTGACGTCGCGCGGCAGGAAGGTCGCGGAGTACTCGAACCCGCCGCCTTCGATCTCGCTGAGCAGGAAGTCCCCCGCGAACGCCGTGGCGACGGTCTGGTTGAGGAACAGGTCGCTGGCCGCCTGCCCGCGGGCGGAGGCGTTCTGCGGGGTGAGCTGGTTGCGGAACAGGTCGCGGGTGAAGGTGACCGCCTTCAGCGCCCCCGCGTCCCCGGTGGCCACGGACTGCAGGTCCTCGGTGAGCAACCGCCCGCCGGCCTGGTCCACGAAGTTCAGCCAGCGGTAGGCGCCGGCGTTCTGCCAGTTCGCCGCGAAGGCGTACGTGTCGGCCCGGGAGGGCTGGATGCGTCCGAGGGCGTCGGCGAACTGCTCCCACGTCCAGGCGTCCTGCAGCGTGGTGGGCAGCGTCCCGAGGCCGGCGGAGGCGACCGCCGCGGTGTTCAGCAGCACCATCGACGTGTCGGTGTGGTGCGGGATCCCGAACGTGCCGTCGTCGTCGGTGACGGCCGCCCAGAAGGCGGGCAGGAAGGACGGCTCCAGCGTGCTCGCGTCGGTGAGGTCGGCCAGCACCTGTTGGCGCCGGTAGGCGGCGACGTCGGTGTAGCTGACGCGGAACAGGTCCGGCGGGGAGTCGGTGCGCAGCCCGGTGTCGACGGCCGTGAGGACCTCCGAGTACGGCACGACCTGCAGGTTCACCGTCGTGCCGGTCTGGGCCGCGAAACCGTCCGCGAGCTTCCTGAACGCGCTCGCCTCGGCGTCCGAGGCCCAGGTGATCATCGTGAGCGCGTCACCGCCGGAGGATTCCCCGGACCCGCCGGAGCCGGGGGTGGAGAAGCCGCTGCAGGCGGACAGGGCACCGGTCGCGGCGGCGGCGCCGGCGGCGCCGAGGACCCGCCGGCGGCTGGGGGTGTTCTGGGCAGGGGTGACCATGGGAACTCCGAATGTCCACGCAGGCGGCTGTCTGCACCTGCTGGTTCTCGCGCGGGACGGGCACCTCTGGGAAAGGTGTGCCCAACGTAGCCACGTCGGTCCGGGTCAGCCCGTCGGAGTTCTCCCCACGAGGCGGGACCACACGGTCTTGCCGTCGGCGGCGGGGTCGACCCCCCACTGCGCGCTCAGCACGTCGACGAGGGCGATGCCGCGGCCGCCGAGGGCCCCGGGGTCGACGTGCCGCAGCTGGGGGGCGTGCGGGTCGGCGTCGTGGACCCGGACCACGACCCCGGCCTCCCCCTCGCACTCCAGGCGCAGGGCCGCCGGCGGTGCGCCGTGCCGGACGGCGTTGGTGACCAGCTCGGTCACCACCAGGTCGCCCTGGGGTCGCAGCGCGGAGGCGTGGGGACGGCACCAGTGCTCGTCGAGGAACCGCCGGGCGAGACGGCCCGCCGTCTCGTCCATGACGAGGACGATCTCGGCGGGTGGGGTGAGCTGGCACATCACCTGAACCTTCCCCCGGAAACCCGCGCCCGGCGACCGGAGGGCCGGGACCTCAGAGCCGGACGGCGAGCAGGGCGATGTCGTCGTGGCTGTCGCCGAGCTCGGCGAGCAGGTGCTCGCACAGCGCCTCGGGCTCGTGCGGTGCCGCGGCGGCCACGCGCGCGAGCCGGTCCATCCCCACGCTGAGCACCTCACCGCGCCGCTCGACGAGCCCGTCGGTGTAGCACAGCAGCAACGACCCCGCCGGCAACCGCTCGGTGAGCGTGGCCCGCGGGAGGGTGGGTTCGACGCCCAGCGGGATGCCCGAGGCGTCGGGGAGGTACCGCACCGTCCCGTCGGCGTGGCGCACGAGCAGGGGCGGGTGCCCGGCCGAGGAGTGCTCCACCGACCAGTGGTCCGGACCGTCGGGCGTGAGCCGGGCGTAGCTGACGGTCGCCATGGTCGTCATGCCGAGGGCGGCGATCAGCTCGTCGACGCGGGTGAGCACGGCGGCCGGGGTCGCCAGCGTCCGGTCCCACGCGCACGCGCGCAGCAGGCCCTTGAGGTGCCCCATGGCCGCGGCCGCGTACACGTCGTGCCCGGCGACGTCACCGATGACGACGGCGGTCCCGTCCCCCGGCACGTCGATGAGCTCGTAGAAGTCGCCGCCGACGTCGTTGCCGTCCTGGCCGGCGTGGTAGCGCGCCGCCACCTGCAGACCGGCCACCGTCGGCAGATCCGGCAGCAGGCTGCGCTGCAGCTCGGTGGCGATGTGGTGCTGCTCCTCGTACAGCCGGGCGTTGTCCAGGAGCAGGCCCGCGCGGCGGCCGAGGTCGACGGCGATGCCCAGGTCGTCGTCGGTGTGCGCGGGCGCACCCGTGACCCGGACGAGGACCATGAGGTCGTTGTCGGAGCGCCGGCCGGGCAGCGGGACGACGAGCACGGAGGAGACGCCCAGCTCGTCG encodes:
- a CDS encoding ATP-binding protein; amino-acid sequence: MCQLTPPAEIVLVMDETAGRLARRFLDEHWCRPHASALRPQGDLVVTELVTNAVRHGAPPAALRLECEGEAGVVVRVHDADPHAPQLRHVDPGALGGRGIALVDVLSAQWGVDPAADGKTVWSRLVGRTPTG
- a CDS encoding carbohydrate ABC transporter permease; translation: MTGVRTAPRSRPDVEVSRGPRQRRGARRGKVLVLVVLSLLWLFPLYWMLVTAVSPRDDLASGRIGLFPTTLDPGGFSRALTQFPVLQWAQNSLAIAVVAVVITVAVDVTAGYVLAKHRFPGRAVVFFLIIATLMIPVQVLLIPQFDLVNSLGWINSYWAVIVPRSAEAFGVFLARQYFLSLPDELLEAAQLDGAGQLRTLWSIVLPLSRPLVAVLVVMTFMYRWNEFAWPLVALRDPGLYTLPVGLSFLQTQYTTDYPALMAGALVSVLPVLVLFGIAQRQFVAGIARSGLR
- a CDS encoding ABC transporter substrate-binding protein; amino-acid sequence: MVTPAQNTPSRRRVLGAAGAAAATGALSACSGFSTPGSGGSGESSGGDALTMITWASDAEASAFRKLADGFAAQTGTTVNLQVVPYSEVLTAVDTGLRTDSPPDLFRVSYTDVAAYRRQQVLADLTDASTLEPSFLPAFWAAVTDDDGTFGIPHHTDTSMVLLNTAAVASAGLGTLPTTLQDAWTWEQFADALGRIQPSRADTYAFAANWQNAGAYRWLNFVDQAGGRLLTEDLQSVATGDAGALKAVTFTRDLFRNQLTPQNASARGQAASDLFLNQTVATAFAGDFLLSEIEGGGFEYSATFLPRDVNASADLGGNALVAVEASANKDKALAFLTYCAQAEQMSAFCTEASVLPTRSDIDATTLQYPVRPDLMALYVEQAKAIREPLVQQVVVPSFSAINAQLRDRLDEVFLGSEDDAAALERITDGVASVLQTS
- a CDS encoding sensor histidine kinase: MSRRVVLEAGLVLLAVVDALIGLPYASTGALVSALVAAAVLPLRRRFPWPTALVVAVGLFYGYALVAAMVAVFTLAVATRARRRVGVVAAVVVLVGNLVALGLPSGVDAWVSAVLYGLLFAVAPWALGELVVTRRELSRRLAEIDERAAREALERERAVLAREMHDVVSHQVSLIAVQAGALQVTSSDEATRSAARTIRRLSVTTLEELRAMVQVLRAAGGSARDDAPQPGVQDLPALTEGCGLDVRSTVGVPVDLPAPVQRAVFRVVQEGLTNVRKHAPGAAVSVAVTHDGARTRVEVRNGPATGPVHALPSARHGLLGLRERAALLDGQVDADPTQDGGFRLVVTIPDP
- a CDS encoding carbohydrate ABC transporter permease produces the protein MSTAAAHPGTTTSHRPAVRRWATSYLMLAPALLLFGVFVLYPLVGAVRISLTNSTGIGQAQFVGLANYRAMLSDPTFWQAAGNTALLAVVSVPVSLGLGLGLALLLRDRVPGGGLFRAVFLAPYVISGVVVAMAGRWVFDQNVGIVDRVLAGVGLPQPDWQSDGTAAAVSVVLVLLWARTGLAVILYLSALQGIDRDVLEAAELDGASSWQRLKDVVWPLVRPTTFFLTVMLVIETFQVFDIVWVMTKGGPAGSTELLVTYAYGQGFAARREGYGSAIGVVVFVVVLAATVLWWRAQRSSEDEQ
- a CDS encoding YcaO-like family protein, which codes for MSGTAAGAHATADRYAEALGVGAGAELLEFDLTGFDRTGLPVTGTVWRPHPGAATSGHGVGYGADPAAARRGAHGELAEQVLLDRHLRTLAPVEATFADLLAARGPGGVVDPVELVLPAGSRYSPDLPLRWLPMRRWRTGEEVLVPAEFVAPHAGGVRGGPPGGGFLTTPITNGMGAGDTLERAVAHGIGELLQRDGDTVSFRALEQGVLVDGVAEHPATADVWAALVAAGLEPQVKLDSTEFAVVVHAVARDTAPERTPMAVTAVGEAAALDAASAARKALLELASSRARRAFAFGPLDPVRTRLGPYWAAEERAPLPESEPRALAATADWTHRSGTELARLVEPMLRVASHVGLHGLPTAPEREPGEELTELLARLAAFDVLVHAVAVQTSRGPVHVAKVAVPGLEVETLSYHRIGERVLRRLLERGSPLVGLGEPAGPRRPVLLTAAARERVGGPAWFDTEAADATVGELYPLYREPVRHAPQRLGR